CGTCCGGTTTCGCTCCCCGCGAGCCTTGACCGTCGATACGGTATAACGTATACTAGGGAGCGCTGATGCGTGACGATGTCAGGGTGATCTACACCGACGAATTTCGCCGCGAGCTTGGGGCGATTCCGCCGGAGCAGCAGCAGCGCGTCATGGGCCGGATCGCGCACCAGGAGCGCCGCGGCTGGGCAGATGGAGTAAAGGCGGGCGACCTGGTGCCACTGCGGGACGGAATTTGGGAACTCCGAGTGGTGGGCCGGGGAGCTGCGTACCGCGTGCTCTTTGCGCCGTTGCCCGGTGAGGCGGCTCGCCTGCTGGTGCTTACTTCGTGCAGCAGCAA
The Longimicrobium sp. DNA segment above includes these coding regions:
- a CDS encoding type II toxin-antitoxin system RelE/ParE family toxin, which gives rise to MRDDVRVIYTDEFRRELGAIPPEQQQRVMGRIAHQERRGWADGVKAGDLVPLRDGIWELRVVGRGAAYRVLFAPLPGEAARLLVLTSCSSKAQLKKRAVMDAELRRARARLDHWREQQG